From Chloracidobacterium thermophilum B:
ATGGTTTCAAAGCGTTCGATAGGCGGATGGTAGTAGGAGGCATTGTCGCCGTAGGGCGCAAAGGCCAGCGGCAGCCCGTCTTCAAGCAGCAGTACCTTCGTCGAGCGCGTCGGATTGAGGCCACGGATGCCGATGTTGGGGCGGAGGCCGAAGCCTTCCTCGTCCCGGACGTGGATGCCGGGCAGCTTGCGCAGCGCCTCGTTGGCGTTGAAGACCCGGCTGAGCTGCAAGGTGCGCTCGTCGAGAATATCCACCGTGCCGGGGATACGGTTGAGGGATTCGCTCGTCCCGACGATGCTGTTGATGCTGACGATGATGTTTTCCGCCAGCGGCGAAATATCAAGCGAAACGGTGACGGAAGTGACTTCACTTCCGCTGACTTTGACGATTTTCGTACCTGGCTGGTACTGCTCGCCTGTGACGGTGATTTCGTAGTCGCCGGGCGTCAACTGGTCAAACCGGAATTCGCCGTTGGCATCGGTTTGAGCCGTCTGGACGGTGCCGGCGGTCAGCCCCCGCAGCCGCACGGTAGCGCCTGCCACAGGCGCATCGGCTACTGTCACGGCGCGCCCGGCAATGGCCGGCTGCGTCGTTGTCGAGGTTGTAGGGGGCGTTTGAGCCGCCGTGAAGCCGATGGAAGTCAGGATGATTGAACTGATCAGGGAAAGCTGGAGCAGGAAGTACCAGTGGACGCCCGACTGCCAGGGGCGTGCCGGCCGGATACATAGGGCAAGGTGGTTCATTGTGCCATTCCTCAAACATTGGTTGTGCTGCTACGCCAAGGGCCGGAGCAGCGTCTGGTCCTTATGGTGTGCTCCAATGTAGATAAAATGATAATCATTTTCAATAAAAAAGAAGCCAACACCGGGACGTGCCTGTTCCCGGTGCATCGCAGGCCTGCGCGGGGACAGGTTAGACGCGCATGAGTTCTTCTTCCTTGGCTTTGGCCAGGTCGTTGAGCTTCTGGGTGAAGGCGTCGGTCTGTTTCTGGATTTGTTCCAGGGCGACTTTGTGCTCGTCTTCCGAGATGAGTTTTTCCTTGAGCAGCTTTTTGACCTCTTCGTTGGCATCCCGGCGGATGTTGCGTAGTCCCGCCCGGTGTTCTTCCGCCGTATCGCGGACGGTGCGTGCCAACTGTTTCCGGCGTTCTTCCGTCAGCGGTGGAATCGGGAGGCGGATGATCTTGCCATCGTTGGATGGGGTGATACCAAGGTCAGAGGACTGAATGGCGCGCTCAATGGCGCCCAGCAGGGAGGTGTCCCAGGGTTGAATAGTGATGAGAGCGGCTTCCGGGGCGCTGATGTTGGCAAGCTGGTTGAGCGGCATCACCGTGCCGTATGACTCGACTTGGATGCCATCGAGCAGATTCACCGAGGCGCGTCCAGTTCGAATCGAGCTGAACCGCCGGCGGGCATCTTCGAGTGTGGTTTCCATGCGCGCTGTCGCTTCTTTCAAGATGTCTTGAATGGTCATGCCGATTCCTCATTCCAAATCACGAATGTTACCTGACAGAAGCCCGTGTGCATTGCCTGCGTGGGAAACCTGCTGTTGAGGGCTGGACCGTCAGGGCTTTTACGGGCAGTGTCCCACAGTCTGTGGCTACCTATGAAGCACAGGCCGCTGCCGTCGGCGGTGTGGCACTGACCAGGGTACCGATAGACTCGCCGGTGACGACGCGGTAGATGTTGCCCTTGGTCAGCAGGTCGAAAACGATGATGGGCAGGTGGTTGTCCTTACACAGCGCAATGGCGGAAGCGTCCATGACGTTGAGGCTCTGTTCCAGCACCTGCTGGTACGTCACATGGCTGTACCGGCGTGCCGTGGCGTCCTTCGTCGGGTCGGCCGTATAGACGCCATCCACCTTGGTGGCTTTCAGCAGGACATCCGCCTTGATTTCACAGGCGCGGAGCGCCGCTGTGCTGTCCGTGGTGAAGAAGGGACTGCCAGTGCCGGCAGCAAAAATGACAACCCGTCCCTTTTCGAGGTGGCGCACGGCACGCCGTGGGATAAAGGGTTCCGCCACCTGCCGCATCTCGATGGCTGAAACAACCCGTGTGGCAACGCCGAGCTGTTCGATGGCGTTTTGCAGCGCCAGACTGTTGATGACCGTGGCGAGCATCCCCATGTAATCGGCTGAAGCGCGGTCCATCCCGGCAGCGCTGGCCTCAGCCCCACGAACAATGTTCCCACCCCCAACGACCAATGCGAGTTGGACTCCGAGTTGGTGGACATCGCGCACCTGCTCGGCAACTTCCTGAACAGTGAGCGGATCAATACCAAACCCGCGTCGCCCTTCAAGAAACTCTCCACTCAGTTTGAGCAGGACACGTTTGTAAACCGGCGTCGGTGTTCCTGGCGCGGGAGAGGATACGGCTGGCGTAGGGTTCATACTGGCTCCAAAAGGCGGTTCTATTGAGATTGTCGGGAAAAGCACCTGGCCGCAAACATCCAGCGGCACGGATCATGGGTGGGCAGGGGAATACCGGGCATACAAGCAAAACGCCCCATCCGGGATGGGGCGTCGGGGGTCATTGTTTGGCCATCATTGCGGCCACTTCACTGGCGAAGTCGTCGGATTTCTTTTCGATACCTTCGCCCAGCTTGAAGCGTACAAAGCGGCGAATGCGGATGTTTTCACCTGTTTTGGCGATGAGTTGTTTGAGCAGTTCCCCGATGGTAATGCTCTGATCCTTGACGAAGGGCTGTTCGAGCAGGCAGGTCTCCGCGCGAAACTTTCCAAGCCGGCTTTCAATGATGTTTTCGATAATGTGGGCTGGCTTATTTGCCGTCTTGGGGTCAGCGGCGACCTGTGCCCGTGCTATTTCACGCTCTTTTTCAAGCACTTCCGCCGGAATTTCCTCGGCTGAAACATACTCGGCGTTGAGCGCGCAGATTTGCAGGGCAATGTCGCGCACGAACTCCTTGAAGTCTTCGCTGCGGGCAACGAAATCCGTTTCACAGTTGACTTCGACCAAAACACCAATGCGGCCGCCGGTGTGGATGTAAGCTTCAACCAAGCCTTCGGCCGCTACCCGTGATTCCTTCTTGCCTGCAATGTGCTTGTTGCGTTCACGCAAAATGGTGATGGCTTTTTCTTCATTACCCTGGGCTTCTTCCAGGGCTTTTTTGCATTCCATCATGCCGGCTCCGGTTTTTTCCCGGAGAGCTTTGACTGCTGCTGCGCTCACATCTGCCATGAATGCTTCCCCTCAACAGAAATGTCGGTGGCAACCATCCGCTAGACCGTCAGTCGCCCACCGGATGACTTCAGGCTGGCACCGCTTCAGCCGCCGATACGACAGAAGTCGGCGTGGTGGTTGTTGTCCCGCCAGGAGCCGGGGCATCGGCACCGCCCATCTCGACCTTGCCGCCGTCTCCCTTTTCGATTCCCATGGTGCGACCTTCGATGACCGCATCGGCGATTTTGGCACTGATGAGGCGCACCGAGCGCAATGCATCGTCGTTGCCTGGGATGACATAGTCAACCCCAAGCGGGGAACAGTTTGTATCCACCAGGGCGACGACTGGAATTCCCAGGCGGTTGGCTTCAGCGATGGCGATTTCCTCTTTCTTGGTGTCAATGACGAAAAGTGCCTTGGGCAGGCGGTTCATTGTGCGGATACCCGAAAAGTTCCGTTCGAGCCTGGCATACTCTTTCTCGATGCGCAGGATTTCCTTTTTGGTCAGGGACTGGTAGTGCCCATCTGTACGCATCACTTCCAGCTCACGCATGCGCTTCATCGAACGCTGGATGGTCTGGAAGTTGGTCAGCAGACCGCCCAGCCACCGCTGGTTGACATACGGCATGCCGCACCGGGTGGCTTCCTCCGCGATGGCGTCCTGCGCCTGGCGTTTCGTCCCAACGAAAAGTACTGTCCCGCCCTCAGCCGCCGTTTGCGCGATAAACCGGACAGCCTCGCGCAGCAAACGCTGGGTCTTCTGGAGATCGATGATGTAAATGCCATTGCGTTCACCGAAGATGTACTCCTTCATCTTCGGATTCCACCGCCGTACCTGATGCCCGAAGTGAACTCCAGCTTCGAGCAATTCCTTCATAGTGACTGCAACTGCCACTCACGACCGCCTTTCTTACAAGCCTCTGGCTTGTTGTGGATGGTTTGTGTACTCGCCACACACGCCTCCGGCTGACCTTGAGGCAGCCATCGGAACACACCCGCTGCGTGGCAATGAAATATCCCTATCAGTTGTCGGGGCCGACGCAACCGGCCACAGACTGGCTGTAGCTTACCGCTTCAGCTTACCGCTTCGAGAACTGGAAGCGCTTGCGCGCACCTTTTTGCCCGTACTTCTTGCGTTCTTTCATGCGAGGGTCG
This genomic window contains:
- the frr gene encoding ribosome recycling factor, whose protein sequence is MTIQDILKEATARMETTLEDARRRFSSIRTGRASVNLLDGIQVESYGTVMPLNQLANISAPEAALITIQPWDTSLLGAIERAIQSSDLGITPSNDGKIIRLPIPPLTEERRKQLARTVRDTAEEHRAGLRNIRRDANEEVKKLLKEKLISEDEHKVALEQIQKQTDAFTQKLNDLAKAKEEELMRV
- the pyrH gene encoding UMP kinase, translated to MNPTPAVSSPAPGTPTPVYKRVLLKLSGEFLEGRRGFGIDPLTVQEVAEQVRDVHQLGVQLALVVGGGNIVRGAEASAAGMDRASADYMGMLATVINSLALQNAIEQLGVATRVVSAIEMRQVAEPFIPRRAVRHLEKGRVVIFAAGTGSPFFTTDSTAALRACEIKADVLLKATKVDGVYTADPTKDATARRYSHVTYQQVLEQSLNVMDASAIALCKDNHLPIIVFDLLTKGNIYRVVTGESIGTLVSATPPTAAACAS
- the tsf gene encoding translation elongation factor Ts; translation: MADVSAAAVKALREKTGAGMMECKKALEEAQGNEEKAITILRERNKHIAGKKESRVAAEGLVEAYIHTGGRIGVLVEVNCETDFVARSEDFKEFVRDIALQICALNAEYVSAEEIPAEVLEKEREIARAQVAADPKTANKPAHIIENIIESRLGKFRAETCLLEQPFVKDQSITIGELLKQLIAKTGENIRIRRFVRFKLGEGIEKKSDDFASEVAAMMAKQ
- the rpsB gene encoding 30S ribosomal protein S2; amino-acid sequence: MKELLEAGVHFGHQVRRWNPKMKEYIFGERNGIYIIDLQKTQRLLREAVRFIAQTAAEGGTVLFVGTKRQAQDAIAEEATRCGMPYVNQRWLGGLLTNFQTIQRSMKRMRELEVMRTDGHYQSLTKKEILRIEKEYARLERNFSGIRTMNRLPKALFVIDTKKEEIAIAEANRLGIPVVALVDTNCSPLGVDYVIPGNDDALRSVRLISAKIADAVIEGRTMGIEKGDGGKVEMGGADAPAPGGTTTTTPTSVVSAAEAVPA